From the Rhodopirellula bahusiensis genome, one window contains:
- a CDS encoding IS91 family transposase, which translates to MPTVAEALRQFAPAYLQQHADSISVAEDKVLGAITRCRTGALGGVHYQCGGCGSDHWVGRSCGNRHCPNCGHQRTQAWIEMQAAKLMPVHHFLVTFTVPREVGLVLRVHQRDGYRCLFDASSQSIRDVGAATKSLKGCQLGFFGVLHTWGRDPAVYHPHVHYVVPGGGVKLDEHGHALSWQSTPKNFLFHHGTLIRTYKAKLADELRAAGLYAQIDHEAWTKDFVVDIQPVGHGVATLKYLAPYVHRVAISDSRIIDVSPESVTYRIRRKGNLYQNKTVAGEDFVGNFLQHVLPTNFMKIRHYGWMSGNSKVKVEEVKWFVWLALGWTFWLGSGYAPQAEPLTVPMKCRLCGGVMRVIEVSYTSLSLQGIRPEHGLTYYDSG; encoded by the coding sequence ATGCCCACGGTTGCGGAGGCTCTTCGCCAATTCGCACCGGCATACCTGCAGCAACACGCCGATTCGATCTCGGTCGCCGAAGACAAAGTTCTTGGCGCGATCACTCGTTGTCGCACCGGTGCACTGGGTGGTGTTCACTACCAGTGCGGCGGCTGCGGAAGCGATCACTGGGTCGGGCGTTCGTGTGGCAATCGGCACTGCCCGAACTGCGGTCACCAGCGGACGCAGGCTTGGATTGAAATGCAGGCTGCCAAGCTGATGCCGGTTCATCACTTCTTGGTCACTTTCACGGTGCCCCGGGAGGTTGGCTTGGTGCTGCGCGTTCACCAACGTGACGGCTACCGATGCTTGTTCGATGCCAGCAGCCAGAGCATTCGCGACGTGGGCGCGGCAACCAAAAGTCTGAAAGGATGCCAACTTGGGTTCTTCGGTGTGCTTCATACTTGGGGTCGCGATCCGGCCGTCTATCATCCACACGTTCACTATGTCGTTCCTGGCGGCGGAGTGAAACTGGATGAGCATGGCCACGCCTTGTCATGGCAGAGCACTCCGAAGAACTTCTTGTTCCATCATGGAACATTGATCCGCACCTACAAGGCAAAGCTCGCCGACGAGCTTCGTGCCGCTGGGCTGTATGCCCAAATCGATCATGAGGCTTGGACGAAAGACTTCGTCGTCGACATCCAGCCGGTTGGGCACGGCGTTGCAACGCTGAAGTACCTGGCACCGTACGTTCATCGAGTCGCGATCAGCGACAGTCGCATCATCGATGTCAGTCCGGAATCGGTGACCTACCGAATTCGTCGCAAGGGAAACTTGTATCAGAACAAGACCGTTGCAGGCGAAGACTTCGTGGGCAACTTCTTGCAGCACGTGCTGCCGACGAACTTCATGAAGATCCGCCACTACGGCTGGATGAGCGGGAACAGCAAGGTGAAAGTCGAGGAGGTGAAGTGGTTTGTCTGGCTCGCCCTTGGCTGGACGTTCTGGTTGGGCAGCGGCTACGCGCCGCAAGCGGAACCGTTGACCGTGCCGATGAAGTGTCGCCTGTGTGGCGGTGTCATGCGAGTGATCGAGGTCAGCTACACCTCATTGTCTTTGCAGGGCATCCGCCCCGAGCATGGGCTGACTTACTACGACAGTGGGTAA
- a CDS encoding tyrosine-type recombinase/integrase translates to MERTRDGLLEATFQEELFAGNSSATPPEKEHNMSKFSSNGSQDAPGSHFSECLRLRLSEDLHLTGKAKRTHDGYIRAVRQLSDFAGCSPDQVNEQHVRQFFLHLKNDRNFAYGSLRVAFSGIKFFFTHTCKRDWEIIKMLKLQNITTLPEVLTIEQVHELIGSATTQRMFVYFWTVYSLGLRLNEALHLQVQDIDAERGWVHVHRGKGAKDRYVPLPTTTVRLLRNYWASHRHACLLFPADGRKHDLAKDGISQATTPMSETAVQGAMKQITKKLRFGKKVGIHTLRHSYATHLLEAGVGLKVIQKYLGHSSLQTTMVYLHLTDTAEANAREEIENLFGRLPGSDE, encoded by the coding sequence GTGGAACGGACGCGTGACGGATTGTTGGAAGCAACCTTTCAGGAGGAGCTGTTCGCTGGGAACAGCTCAGCAACTCCTCCTGAAAAGGAACACAACATGTCCAAGTTTAGCTCAAACGGTTCGCAAGATGCACCTGGATCCCACTTCTCTGAATGTCTTCGCCTGAGGCTCTCCGAAGACTTGCACCTGACCGGCAAGGCCAAACGAACTCACGATGGCTACATCCGAGCGGTCAGGCAGCTCTCCGATTTCGCCGGTTGCAGTCCCGATCAGGTGAACGAGCAGCATGTTCGGCAGTTCTTCTTGCACCTGAAAAACGATCGCAACTTTGCTTATGGATCGCTCCGCGTGGCATTCTCGGGCATCAAGTTCTTCTTCACGCACACCTGCAAGCGTGACTGGGAAATCATCAAGATGCTCAAACTCCAAAACATCACCACGTTGCCGGAGGTGCTGACGATCGAGCAGGTTCATGAACTGATCGGCTCAGCGACCACGCAGCGAATGTTCGTCTATTTCTGGACTGTCTATTCGCTGGGACTCCGACTCAATGAAGCGTTGCATTTGCAGGTTCAGGACATCGACGCCGAGCGGGGCTGGGTTCATGTCCATCGTGGCAAGGGAGCCAAGGATCGGTATGTGCCGCTGCCGACGACGACCGTTCGACTTCTGCGAAACTACTGGGCCAGTCACCGGCATGCCTGCCTGCTGTTTCCGGCTGATGGACGAAAACATGACCTCGCCAAAGACGGTATCAGCCAAGCGACGACTCCGATGAGCGAAACGGCTGTTCAAGGAGCGATGAAGCAGATCACAAAGAAGCTTCGCTTCGGGAAGAAGGTTGGCATTCATACGCTGCGTCATTCCTATGCGACGCACTTGCTCGAAGCGGGCGTGGGACTGAAGGTGATTCAAAAGTACTTGGGGCATTCGTCGCTGCAGACCACGATGGTCTATCTGCATTTGACTGATACGGCCGAGGCCAACGCTCGCGAAGAAATTGAGAACTTGTTCGGCAGGCTACCTGGCAGCGACGAGTAA
- a CDS encoding GxxExxY protein, with the protein MNNMDRLSGILEAQLLTDMKLSKLKTGLLITFNVAKLMDGLKRFVLRLFRLRALRVLRGTTFPRPTNTV; encoded by the coding sequence ATGAACAATATGGACAGACTGTCTGGGATTCTTGAAGCACAACTGCTGACCGACATGAAACTTTCCAAGTTGAAGACAGGATTGCTAATCACCTTCAACGTGGCCAAGCTCATGGATGGACTCAAGCGATTCGTCCTGCGATTGTTTCGCCTTCGCGCTCTTCGCGTCCTTCGTGGTACAACCTTCCCCCGACCGACGAACACCGTTTAG
- a CDS encoding transposase: MREPVAVTPHTRHKNRLYAIILALYFDKFNSVCCFFNDKNRRANVSSCPYIQRVAINVSRIAGVTREAVTCRVRRNGKMVKSKNVAGEAIAGNFLPHEIQTSCMKIRDERSNRKRKRLNRRIQVKSDRYWLSALFRSAWKTKLATPCIRNT, from the coding sequence GTGCGCGAGCCTGTTGCAGTCACTCCACATACCAGACACAAGAACAGGCTCTACGCGATTATTCTCGCACTGTACTTCGACAAGTTCAACTCCGTTTGCTGCTTCTTCAACGACAAAAATCGACGAGCCAACGTTTCATCATGCCCGTACATTCAGCGAGTTGCGATCAATGTCAGTCGCATCGCAGGTGTCACTCGAGAAGCAGTGACGTGCCGGGTTCGTCGAAACGGAAAGATGGTGAAGAGCAAGAATGTTGCGGGCGAAGCAATTGCCGGCAACTTCCTGCCGCACGAGATTCAGACAAGCTGCATGAAGATCCGCGATGAACGAAGCAACCGAAAGAGAAAGCGACTCAACCGCCGCATCCAAGTGAAGTCAGATCGCTATTGGCTATCCGCCTTGTTTCGCAGTGCATGGAAAACCAAGCTGGCAACACCATGCATCAGAAACACATAA
- a CDS encoding DUF6666 family protein, with the protein MITIPRRLLCLVACFIFAFASLTLSSADAADQLIRSRPVSQGNPNSLGNNATTQSSRTQSGWSPQSSNRTAQQSHSAANRQPTLVARPANGSVKQVGYLDGGCDCDACSTSGVMGGPDCGMEVSCGLEMGCGLEEYGVCSCDACSGNVMSGCDSGFCDGGCDGMCGGAEIDCFPLFLPILRVDWSRFSFFAGSQSFKSPLNYPALDAVGDPRGGSGSFGYYQGFNEGRDLRNWLGLDLSAQLGVRATQTNLEGEEFTSGRMHQVFVTGGFFRRVDYGLQYGLVADYLNQDWYYQSDLLQLRGELSWKVSACHEFGFQFMTGMTDQIVTTEAGGFTSSETIEPVDQYRAFYRRTMGTTGQMTAFLGGTSEEHFIWGSEMEIPLQTNWSLLVGSAYFSPGDDTALDANQAEGWNLSLGFAFRPGVTGPKQRYRNPLFNVADNGSFFVFRQ; encoded by the coding sequence ATGATAACCATTCCCCGTCGATTGTTGTGCCTCGTCGCCTGCTTCATTTTCGCGTTCGCGTCACTGACGTTGTCCAGCGCCGACGCAGCCGACCAGCTGATTCGCAGCCGGCCCGTTTCCCAGGGAAACCCGAACTCCTTGGGAAACAACGCCACGACGCAATCATCACGCACGCAATCCGGATGGTCGCCTCAAAGTAGCAACCGGACGGCTCAGCAGAGCCATTCGGCGGCAAATCGCCAGCCGACACTGGTGGCCAGGCCAGCGAATGGCTCGGTCAAGCAAGTTGGTTACTTGGATGGCGGTTGCGATTGCGATGCTTGCTCGACATCGGGTGTGATGGGCGGCCCAGACTGCGGCATGGAAGTCAGCTGCGGACTGGAAATGGGTTGCGGTTTGGAAGAATACGGCGTCTGCAGTTGCGACGCTTGCAGTGGCAACGTGATGTCGGGTTGCGACAGCGGATTCTGCGACGGTGGATGCGATGGGATGTGTGGCGGAGCTGAGATCGATTGCTTCCCGTTGTTCTTGCCCATTCTGCGAGTCGACTGGAGCCGATTCTCGTTCTTCGCTGGATCGCAATCCTTCAAGTCACCGCTCAACTACCCCGCCTTGGATGCGGTTGGCGATCCTCGCGGCGGAAGTGGCAGCTTTGGTTACTACCAAGGTTTCAATGAAGGCCGCGACCTTCGCAATTGGTTGGGGCTCGATCTGTCCGCTCAGCTTGGCGTGCGTGCGACCCAAACCAATTTGGAAGGCGAAGAATTCACCAGCGGACGAATGCACCAAGTCTTCGTGACAGGCGGATTCTTTCGCCGCGTCGACTACGGATTGCAGTACGGATTGGTCGCCGACTATCTGAACCAAGATTGGTACTACCAAAGCGACCTGCTTCAGCTTCGCGGCGAGTTGAGCTGGAAAGTTTCCGCGTGCCACGAGTTTGGATTCCAATTCATGACCGGGATGACCGATCAAATCGTGACCACTGAAGCCGGCGGCTTCACGAGTTCAGAAACGATCGAGCCCGTCGATCAGTACCGAGCGTTCTATCGTCGCACGATGGGAACGACCGGGCAAATGACCGCGTTCCTGGGCGGTACCAGCGAAGAACACTTTATCTGGGGTAGCGAGATGGAGATCCCATTGCAAACCAATTGGTCCTTGCTGGTCGGATCGGCCTACTTCAGCCCTGGCGACGACACCGCGTTGGACGCAAACCAAGCCGAAGGTTGGAACCTGTCTCTCGGGTTTGCCTTCCGTCCCGGCGTCACCGGACCAAAGCAACGCTACCGCAACCCACTGTTCAACGTCGCAGACAACGGATCGTTCTTCGTCTTTCGACAGTGA
- a CDS encoding class I SAM-dependent methyltransferase: MRFSLLLALWMMVGLAAITSRNVFADDLVEADATETVARQNEKPRPKEKARRTYMGRIVAQPMSHRGAAWLVRPERDDEEKAGESFDRLGLEPGMTVVDLGCGNGYWTIPMARAVAVKANAESSDVDPPGEENDESPNADAASESLDGKVLAVDIQREMLQMLQRNAARAKLDNIQPVLGAIDDPKLPAGKVDLVLLVDVYHEFSHPESMLWAIRQSLKPDGVIALLEYRAEDPAVPIKPLHKMSKSQIMQEYKASDLKLVREYNALPWQHLMFFARDDSPLPEIEPEPFTQK; this comes from the coding sequence ATGCGTTTCTCTCTTTTGCTCGCCCTTTGGATGATGGTCGGCCTGGCAGCCATCACCTCGCGAAACGTGTTCGCTGATGACTTGGTCGAGGCGGATGCAACGGAAACGGTGGCTCGTCAAAACGAAAAGCCGCGGCCAAAGGAAAAGGCTCGTCGGACGTACATGGGCCGCATCGTCGCCCAACCCATGTCGCACCGCGGTGCCGCCTGGTTGGTTCGTCCGGAACGAGACGACGAAGAGAAGGCAGGCGAATCCTTCGACCGCTTGGGGTTGGAACCCGGCATGACCGTCGTCGACCTCGGTTGCGGCAACGGCTACTGGACGATCCCGATGGCTCGCGCAGTCGCGGTCAAAGCCAACGCGGAATCCTCCGACGTGGATCCGCCGGGAGAAGAGAATGACGAGTCGCCCAACGCGGACGCGGCTTCCGAGTCGCTGGACGGCAAGGTTCTGGCGGTGGATATCCAGCGAGAGATGCTACAAATGCTGCAGCGAAATGCCGCTCGAGCAAAACTCGACAACATTCAGCCGGTTCTGGGTGCGATCGACGATCCGAAGTTGCCCGCTGGCAAGGTCGACCTGGTTCTATTGGTCGACGTCTACCACGAGTTCTCGCATCCGGAATCGATGCTTTGGGCCATCCGGCAATCTTTGAAACCAGACGGCGTGATCGCTTTGCTGGAATACCGCGCCGAAGATCCCGCGGTCCCAATCAAACCGCTGCACAAGATGTCAAAGTCGCAAATCATGCAGGAATACAAAGCGTCAGACTTGAAACTCGTTCGCGAGTACAACGCTCTGCCGTGGCAGCACCTGATGTTCTTCGCTCGCGATGACAGCCCATTGCCCGAGATCGAACCGGAACCGTTCACTCAAAAGTGA
- a CDS encoding Minf_1886 family protein, which yields MPSPVKAMQDLLRDDTRYKLEAYQFIREALQYAHENLEQIGPLGFGPTDDPSSDAPRHLTGQQLCEACRLYAIDQFGYLAKMVLENWGLHRTGDFGELVYNLIRIEQMRKSESDRREDFDDVYDFENAFQPKFELALTDED from the coding sequence ATGCCTTCTCCCGTCAAAGCGATGCAGGATCTCCTGCGAGACGACACTCGATATAAACTCGAGGCATATCAATTCATTCGCGAAGCGTTGCAGTACGCCCACGAGAATTTGGAACAAATCGGACCACTCGGGTTTGGCCCAACCGACGACCCCAGCAGCGACGCGCCTCGGCACCTGACCGGGCAACAACTTTGCGAAGCGTGTCGCTTGTACGCGATCGACCAATTCGGGTACTTGGCCAAAATGGTGCTCGAGAATTGGGGCCTTCACCGAACCGGCGATTTTGGCGAACTGGTTTACAACCTGATTCGCATCGAGCAGATGCGGAAAAGTGAATCGGATCGACGCGAAGATTTCGACGACGTTTACGATTTTGAAAACGCGTTCCAGCCCAAGTTTGAATTGGCTCTCACCGACGAAGACTGA
- a CDS encoding PSP1 domain-containing protein — MRLLGVMSAAEEFRYGDEVVIRSDRGTEIATVLCEATDEAVGQVPTKGNAEPVHGKIIRRLDTTDRGDWSQMSEMTRKDLLAAKKCVDQLKLPMQLIDVERLLGGERVIVYFVADGRVDFRELVKLVGREFQTRIEMRQIGIRDEAKLLADYGDCGQKVCCSRFLSKMPPVSMKMAKLQRASLDPAKISGRCGRLKCCLRYEFETYEEMAEELPPIGSEILTRDGSAKVLAQDILAGQLVVKTDDHRRVMIPAGDVVSVTKRGSGEPTKQRKR; from the coding sequence ATGCGATTGCTGGGGGTGATGAGCGCGGCGGAAGAATTCCGCTACGGCGATGAGGTCGTGATTCGTAGCGATCGCGGCACTGAAATCGCAACGGTGCTGTGCGAAGCAACGGACGAGGCGGTCGGGCAAGTTCCCACGAAAGGCAACGCGGAACCCGTTCACGGAAAGATCATCCGCCGGCTCGACACGACCGATCGTGGCGATTGGTCGCAAATGTCCGAGATGACTCGCAAGGACTTGCTGGCGGCCAAGAAGTGCGTCGATCAGTTGAAATTGCCCATGCAATTGATCGATGTCGAACGTTTGCTGGGTGGCGAACGCGTGATCGTGTACTTCGTCGCCGATGGCCGAGTCGATTTTCGCGAATTGGTCAAATTGGTCGGCCGCGAATTTCAGACTCGGATCGAGATGCGTCAGATCGGAATTCGGGATGAAGCGAAGTTGCTGGCCGACTACGGCGATTGCGGACAAAAAGTCTGCTGCAGCCGTTTTCTCAGCAAAATGCCGCCCGTTTCAATGAAAATGGCGAAACTGCAGCGAGCGTCGTTGGATCCTGCCAAAATCTCAGGGCGATGCGGCAGACTTAAATGCTGCCTTCGATACGAATTCGAAACCTACGAGGAAATGGCGGAGGAACTCCCCCCAATCGGCAGCGAAATTCTGACTCGCGACGGATCGGCAAAGGTTCTCGCCCAAGACATCTTGGCCGGACAATTGGTGGTCAAGACCGATGACCATCGACGCGTTATGATTCCTGCGGGTGACGTTGTCAGCGTGACAAAGCGGGGTTCCGGGGAACCTACGAAACAGCGTAAACGCTGA
- a CDS encoding prenyltransferase/squalene oxidase repeat-containing protein — MQLDWISRTSTRPFAPTTFGLLVASAIFVASSMTSTLKAQEAATRDARTADQRIDQMVNRGIEFLRTRGQSDEGAFSGETGAAVTGLCVRAILEHRPEAVSTDPVIKKAIEFLEAKVQPDGGIYATGSKHRNYETTTAAMALNKANKDGRFDSQLERAKNFLKDIQWDEAEGAKPGDTAYGGAGYGSHSRPDLSNTAFLIEALHDLGTDAQDESIQKALMFVSRTQNLTQHGNDTDHADKIGDGGFYYTPAAGGQSKAGESADGGLRSYGSMTYAGLKSMIYAGLTPEDPRVNAALDFIRKHYTLDNNPGMGAQGQYYYYHTFAKALDVAGLEVVESSDAGPRDWRMDLINKLEAEQQEDGSWVNREAERWMEGDRQLVTAYCLLALKHARK; from the coding sequence ATGCAATTGGATTGGATCTCTCGAACGTCCACACGTCCTTTCGCCCCGACCACTTTCGGATTGCTTGTCGCTTCCGCGATCTTTGTGGCGAGTTCCATGACGTCGACGTTGAAAGCGCAAGAGGCTGCGACCAGGGACGCTCGGACCGCAGATCAACGCATCGATCAAATGGTCAATCGCGGGATCGAATTCTTGCGAACTCGCGGACAAAGCGACGAAGGTGCCTTCAGTGGCGAAACAGGTGCCGCCGTCACGGGTTTGTGCGTGCGAGCGATCTTGGAACATCGTCCCGAAGCCGTCTCGACTGATCCGGTGATCAAGAAGGCGATCGAATTCCTGGAAGCCAAAGTGCAACCGGATGGCGGGATTTACGCGACCGGTTCAAAGCATCGCAATTACGAAACCACGACCGCAGCGATGGCTCTGAACAAAGCCAACAAGGACGGCCGATTCGACAGCCAACTGGAACGAGCCAAGAATTTTTTGAAGGACATCCAGTGGGACGAAGCGGAAGGTGCGAAGCCCGGTGACACCGCTTATGGCGGAGCCGGCTACGGCAGCCACTCGCGTCCCGATTTGTCGAACACGGCGTTCTTGATCGAGGCTCTTCACGACCTCGGCACCGATGCACAGGACGAGTCGATTCAGAAGGCGCTGATGTTTGTCAGTCGCACTCAGAACTTGACCCAGCACGGCAATGACACCGATCACGCTGACAAGATTGGCGACGGTGGTTTCTACTACACTCCCGCCGCCGGTGGTCAAAGCAAAGCGGGTGAATCGGCTGACGGCGGACTGCGAAGCTACGGTTCGATGACCTACGCTGGCTTGAAGAGCATGATCTATGCGGGGCTGACTCCCGAAGACCCTCGCGTCAACGCCGCACTCGACTTCATTCGCAAGCACTACACGCTCGATAACAATCCTGGCATGGGCGCCCAAGGTCAGTACTACTACTACCACACGTTTGCCAAAGCACTTGATGTCGCTGGATTAGAAGTCGTTGAGTCGTCGGATGCTGGCCCGCGGGATTGGCGGATGGATTTGATCAACAAGCTTGAAGCCGAGCAGCAAGAAGATGGCTCTTGGGTCAACCGCGAAGCCGAGCGTTGGATGGAAGGCGACCGCCAACTTGTCACCGCGTATTGCCTGCTGGCTTTGAAGCACGCTCGAAAGTAG
- a CDS encoding class I SAM-dependent methyltransferase has protein sequence MTSESSQTPKHHTSSDSSAPRGGAWTFVKNFARNPNQVGAVWPSSPGLVNRMVEWFDWETARGVVEFGPGTGVFTEAIQSHLHDDAKFFAIERSPELAAITRARCPQVDVVEESAESVAHLCREHQIDQVHAIICGLPWASFPDSLQTSILEATLDVLAPGGQFATFAYWQGVVLPAGQRFSKKLRGAFTEVHRSPTVWRNMPPAFVYRCVKR, from the coding sequence ATGACGTCGGAATCATCCCAGACGCCCAAACATCACACCTCCAGCGATTCCTCGGCCCCTCGCGGTGGGGCGTGGACGTTTGTGAAAAATTTCGCACGAAACCCCAACCAGGTTGGTGCGGTTTGGCCCAGCAGCCCTGGTTTGGTCAACCGAATGGTTGAGTGGTTTGACTGGGAAACCGCTCGCGGGGTCGTCGAATTTGGGCCAGGAACGGGTGTCTTCACCGAAGCCATCCAAAGTCACTTGCACGACGACGCGAAATTTTTCGCGATTGAACGATCGCCCGAATTGGCCGCGATCACCCGAGCCCGTTGCCCGCAAGTCGATGTGGTGGAAGAGTCCGCTGAATCGGTTGCGCATCTTTGCCGCGAACACCAGATCGATCAGGTTCACGCGATCATTTGCGGTTTGCCTTGGGCGTCGTTCCCGGACAGCCTGCAAACGAGCATTCTGGAAGCCACCTTGGACGTGCTGGCACCCGGCGGCCAATTCGCGACGTTCGCTTACTGGCAGGGAGTCGTCTTGCCGGCTGGGCAACGATTCTCAAAGAAGCTTCGGGGCGCGTTCACCGAGGTTCATCGCAGCCCCACGGTTTGGCGGAACATGCCGCCGGCGTTCGTCTATCGCTGCGTCAAACGATAA
- a CDS encoding ExbD/TolR family protein, giving the protein MRSPTHSIHNGRRVDEINMTPMIDVVFLLIIFFLVSSHLARQENRHAVDLPTASSSIESDPNAAPINLTMDSSHQLWLGATEVGLDEMIARLSQTESIVDTPVRLRVDQAVAYQFVEPVLHRINRIGVRDLSIATLPSSNQPGSSR; this is encoded by the coding sequence ATGCGTTCACCCACCCACTCGATTCACAACGGACGCCGAGTGGACGAAATCAACATGACGCCGATGATCGATGTCGTGTTCTTGCTGATCATCTTCTTTCTCGTTTCGAGTCACTTGGCTCGGCAAGAAAACCGGCACGCCGTCGATCTGCCCACCGCGTCATCGTCGATCGAAAGTGATCCGAACGCCGCGCCGATCAACCTGACCATGGATTCATCGCATCAGCTATGGCTGGGCGCGACAGAGGTCGGACTGGATGAAATGATCGCTCGACTGAGTCAGACTGAATCGATCGTCGACACACCCGTGCGTTTACGAGTCGACCAAGCGGTCGCGTATCAATTTGTCGAACCGGTTCTTCATCGGATCAACCGAATCGGTGTGCGTGATCTCTCGATCGCGACGTTGCCGTCAAGCAACCAACCGGGATCGTCTCGATGA
- a CDS encoding ExbD/TolR family protein gives MKRPAIRSGSQHSVGMTSMIDVVFLLLVFFVWTSSFDAPEQDMPGGLAVTAEASSVSSKSLPPEETTDVPMEELVLRIERAGSKSARYVLGTTRFNSVASLRERLEAIADLGISPPVIVDPDGDVSMAITVATVDLVRLAGFERVHMAVSADGSGSENAGSPAERSTE, from the coding sequence ATGAAGCGACCAGCCATCCGCAGCGGTTCACAACACAGCGTGGGCATGACATCGATGATCGATGTTGTGTTTCTGCTGTTGGTGTTTTTTGTCTGGACCAGCAGTTTCGATGCCCCCGAACAAGACATGCCAGGCGGATTGGCTGTCACCGCGGAAGCCTCCTCCGTTTCATCGAAGTCGCTGCCTCCGGAAGAAACCACCGACGTGCCAATGGAAGAGTTGGTTCTAAGAATTGAACGAGCGGGATCGAAGTCCGCGAGATACGTCTTGGGGACCACTCGTTTCAATTCCGTTGCGTCGTTGCGTGAACGACTGGAAGCGATCGCAGACCTCGGGATCTCTCCGCCAGTGATCGTTGATCCGGATGGCGACGTTTCCATGGCAATCACCGTCGCGACCGTTGATCTGGTTCGGTTGGCAGGATTTGAACGAGTTCACATGGCCGTTTCCGCGGATGGATCGGGAAGCGAAAATGCAGGATCGCCAGCGGAGCGTTCCACAGAATGA